ataaataaacaaatatataaatatatatatatatatatatatatatatatatatatctttttatatggaaataattttataccacttcatatttcttttctaCTAAAAAAATGATGGCATATTGAATTATTTCAATTAAAACAGTAACATTATCAACTTGGAAGAAATCCAAGTTCTcgtaatttttttctattaaaTCGGAAGCATATATAATACCtatcaaaataaataaacattaaataatagaatggatataaaagtaacatatatatatatatatatatttatttatttatttgcattaattattacataGTTCATTCCTATTTTCATTCTCGTCgattataatttttagCAGATCGACAAGAGCTTGCCTGGAAACCCAGCTAGCCATATCATTAGCtttccaaaaaaaaaaaaaaaaaaaaaaaatagcCAAAAGTCAGGTAATTATTTtgtgtgtgtgtgtgtgtgtgcaaaataacaatatatttataggtaggtaataaataaaaaaaaaaataataataataatataaaacatatatatttatattctttttgtagaaataatattttacgGTCTGGtataaaatagaaaatttttcctaataattcattcatacaatttttaattaaaatatttgtatcACTATGTTGTTCTACTTGTTCTGttaaagaataaaatattaaaaaaacatcttttttctctttcatattatttttattttctaatttCTTTTGTTGAATTATAGGTCCTActgataaatatattaatatggttttttatttctttatcaAATAAGCTATTACTATCATTTCTTTgcattaaaaaaattataggATTTGtacaataataaataagcttatccataaatattttgacCATATTATGGATCATGTCATCTACTTCTTTATGCTCTTTcttattcatattatgTGATTTTAATTGATATTTCAGTtctatataaaatatgaaatataaaatataaaatattatttatctGTGATAAATAgacaaataaaaaaataaaaccacacacacacacatatatatatatatatatatatatatttccttaTTTATAAACCGTTGTTAAAGGTGcttataaaagatataattaattcgtattcaatattttcataGTTCAAATCATTTATTTTGCACTAAAAATAATTTGCAAAAGGAaacatgaaaaaaaaaaaaaaaaattcatatttatatatatgattgtttttttttttctatattttcttttacttatttattttatttagTTTTAAGAAACCGtatttgaatatttaaGGCAAAAATCTTGTAGATTAAAAAACGCAACGTTTGTATTTCCtacattttcttctttatcACATAAAGCAAGTGgtgttattatattctcTTCATTTGCAACggtgtttttttttttttcagtTATATCTCTTTTCCTTTgagatataatatttttagCTTTATCTAATATTGTCtacaaaattataaattaaatatttaatataaattttaaaaagggtcattcaaaaaaaaaaaaaataccaatttttttttttttttattggaccttttttaattctcTATTAGTTAAAGCCTTTAAAATTTCATCTTCCattttaacaaaaaaaaaaaaagaaaagaaaataataaggtgatatataatatataccaATTGTGTGtttgaaaagaaaaaaaaaaaaaaaatagacCAATTTAATAGgaataatgaatatatcCTGAAAAAAGACCGATTTTTTTAGTAAATCATTAATGtgtaataaaaagaaaaaaaataatgttttatgaaacaaaaaaaagaaattgtTTACTTTTTGAGGTGTGGTcgaaaaaaataaaaaaataaaatattaataaaaaaatatgtatagttatattatatactttaatttttgttatttttcGGCTTTAagattttttattttaatattttcatttttgaaaaattacaacatataaaatatagtattatttattgtgATTTATAACGTATATTATTAATcttaattaaaaaattatgtgaatataattatatttcattaaaaTGAACATCTAAAATGTACGTACAACCATATTTTAAGGagtttattattattattattattattataatttttataattattattatatatatatatatatatatatatatatatatatacaccCTAATTTActaaatatttatgtactacgccataaatatataatatatatattatatatttattttaaacatttcaaaataaacctttttataataatttcatcttacgaaaaattacataataaattataaatcattttatttttatataatttataaatggTCATATTATTTTAGGTTTGggaaatttttaaaattaaaatcccctcaaatttttttatataaaataaagaagagattgaattttttttttctatatttatctCTATTTTAAGGTTCATTAAGTagagataaaaaaaattattgtaatataaaatgataaaatatatctatatattatatatatgtaatataatattttatttatgttgaatgaatatgtattaaaatatccttttttttttttttttttgaaatttTTATGCATGTTTACAtatcataaataaatattaatattaaataaaattaattttttttataatttttaataaataagaagatgttatttctttataacttatatattataatatgttaataatCTTTTTTANNNNNNNNNNNNNNNNNNNNNNNNNNNNNNNNNNNNNNNNNNNNNNNNNNNNNNNNNNNNNNNNNNNNNNNNNNNNNNNNNNNNNNNNNNNNNNNNNNNNNNNNNNNNNNNNNNNNNNNNNNNNNNNNNNNNNNNNNNNNNNNNNNNNNNNNNNNNNNNNNNNNNNNNNNNNNNNNNNNNNNNNNNNNNNNNNNNNNNNNNaaaaaaaaaaaaaaaattaaaaagatgaatgttaataaaagtataataatgtatgtataaaacattttgtaaatataaattcttaaaatgtaatatatattttttaacactttaaaataattttttaaaaaaaggtatattatatattatatattatatattatatattatatattatatattatatattatatattatatatatatatatatatatataataaatttacattaatatttattaactTAATAACGATAGGTACGTTTttgatattaaaaaatatacatagTTGAAAATTAGTTTTTTTTagtatttaatatatataaacgaaaagaaaatattgcatatatatatatatatatatatatttatatataatatatatattttagtgaggaaaaagaataactatataataatattaaaaatataaaacatgattaaaaaaacattatattatatatatggttAAATTACACTCAACgatttaatttttttttttttgaatattttatcgttatttattttttaaccTAAATTAAGTTATCattcaattttttattttccaaaaataaaaattgtatTGATATTTCTCTTCATATTCCCGGTATTTTCAACGCCCATAATAGGGCAGCTTCTTGTTAAGTAGTGTTGATTTTGCCGTAACAAAACGGAGAggaacaaatataaataaaataaaaaatatgtaaataaatgaatattatgTGGTATATCTAAcattatatgtatgtattattCTCTCAACTTCAATAAggtttctttttttttttttttttttttttttgttcgggaattatgaaaaattaaaattttatttaattttctATGCACATTGAAAgcataaaaatataacttatataaaataaatttataaaatatgtttataactattttatttcttcaaatgaatatactacaatattataagaCATATTAGTATTCattgtaatattattgtatatttttttttgcaaCAAAAAactttaatattatttgtatttatttaaaggtgttaaaaaaatatgaaacaTGAAGGTGcataatatgtatatttatatatatatttttcttcttcctgattaacattttaatttctttaaataaaaatatatgttatataaatgttcgtataattatattaaaaaaaaaggaaaaatttataaaattattttaaaaatatatatacttagtaaaacaacaaaatgataatattataacaaatataataaatggATATGTaacattataaaataatatatatattatatatacacgcacacacacatatatatatatatatatatatatacatatatatatatttatttatttattttatacaatTTATCGAATTAGAAGATCTTTTTGTTCAAATATTACAAGggtttttattttttcattgtttttataaaaactgtgtaaaatatataattcatattatataatatttgtaatggaaatattaaaataatacatacatatataattatatatatatatatatatatatatatatatatatatgtatatatatatataatgaaaaggtttataaaataacacctttctatataatttattaagacactacattataattatataaatatatattttttatttctgaatttattaaaatttataatacaaCATATGAGGTATtaacataatttttttaaacttAACACTTGTGTACTgtattcaaaaaaaaaagaaaaaaaaaaaaaaaaaaactttgTTTCATgcttttctttttctaaaaaaaatttacatattttttattaatattaacatgaaaaataaattagaACAATATTGctattatttaataatcCTAGAAAGTACAATCAATgcacaaaaaaaaaaaaaaaaaaatacatataaatatataatatgaataaataaaatatatatatatatatatatatatatatataacatataattgttaacattaaaataattacataTTATGGGTAATTTAATGATTTCCTTTTTGAAAAAAGACACACAAAGTATTACTTTGGAGGAGCTCGccaaaataataaaaaagtgCAAACATGTAGTTGCCTTAACAGGGTCAGGTACATCTGCAGAAAGTAACATCCCAAGTTTTCGAGGGTCATCGAATTCGATATGGAGTAAGTATGACCCAAGAATATATGGAACTATATGGGGTTTTTGGAAGTATCCTGAAAAGATATGGGAAGTAATACGAGATATATCATCTGATTATGAAATAGAAATAAACAATGGTCATGTAGCTTTATCAACTTTAGAAAGTTTGGGTTATTTAAAATCAGTAATAACACAAAATGTTGATGGATTACATGAAGCTAGTGGGAATACAAAAGTTATATCATTACATGGGAATGTATTTGAAGCAGTATGTTGTACATGTAATAAAAttgtaaaattaaataaaatcatGTTACAGAAAACATCTCATTTTATGTATCAATTACCACCTGAATGTCCTTGTGGAGGAATATTCAAACCGaacattatattatttggaGAGGTTGTTTCATCAGATCTTTTAAAAGAAGCAGAAGAAGAAATAGCAAAATGTGATTTACTTTTAGTAATTGGAACATCATC
The genomic region above belongs to Plasmodium reichenowi strain SY57 chromosome 13, whole genome shotgun sequence and contains:
- a CDS encoding hypothetical protein (conserved Plasmodium protein, unknown function) — encoded protein: MEDEILKALTNRELKKTILDKAKNIISQRKRDITEKKKNTVANEENIITPLALCDKEENVGNTNVAFFNLQDFCLKYSNTCKINDLNYENIEYELIISFISTFNNELKYQLKSHNMNKKEHKEVDDMIHNMVKIFMDKLIYYCTNPIIFLMQRNDSNSLFDKEIKNHINIFIKQVEQHSDTNILIKNCMNELLGKIFYFIPDPNDMASWVSRQALVDLLKIIIDENENRNELCIIYASDLIEKNYENLDFFQVDNVTVLIEIIQYAIIFLVEKKYEVKSFPLGNEEWFEHFKRLLISLKNCKWKIFLNQLIVMETFLYDKKREHLKKSFNELYKHQIELSSIKGNAYSKWFKIEMPLSVSLFK
- a CDS encoding transcriptional regulatory protein sir2a; this encodes MGNLMISFLKKDTQSITLEELAKIIKKCKHVVALTGSGTSAESNIPSFRGSSNSIWSKYDPRIYGTIWGFWKYPEKIWEVIRDISSDYEIEINNGHVALSTLESLGYLKSVITQNVDGLHEASGNTKVISLHGNVFEAVCCTCNKIVKLNKIMLQKTSHFMYQLPPECPCGGIFKPNIILFGEVVSSDLLKEAEEEIAKCDLLLVIGTSSTVSTATNLCHFACKKKKKIVEINISKTYITNKMSDYHVCAKFSELTKVANILKGSSEKN